A single Vigna radiata var. radiata cultivar VC1973A chromosome 8, Vradiata_ver6, whole genome shotgun sequence DNA region contains:
- the LOC106770690 gene encoding transcription factor bHLH113 isoform X2, producing the protein MDPKDEFELTGTTFSQLLFGDDLDATTPALPLPHHHCSYDHHSLSSSPLFSFHKPPKMLCFGDHETIPHIPPTIVTPQKSVITSSDSSSASSSNYTNTAFTSLPKSTKKRNGLGQESVTKVGVGGQRQTKKTKAENPTSTGHAKRKEKLGERIAALQQLVSPFGKTDTASVLHEAMGYIRFLHDQVEVLCSPYLQSLSSSHHEHQHGEEGEKKKEEVKKDLRSRGLCLIPVGCTVHVASSNGADFWSAGAIGNKVSPSGKK; encoded by the exons ATGGACCCCAAGGACGAATTTGAACTCACAGGGACCACTTTCTCTCAGTTACTATTCGGAGATGACCTTGATGCAACAACACCTGCATTGCCTCTCCCTCACCACCACTGCTCTTACGATCACCACTCCCTCTCCTCTTCCCCTCTTTTCTCCTTTCACAAGCCACCCAAAATGCTATGCTTTGGAGACCATGAAACCATACCCCACATTCCTCCCACCATCGTCACCCCTCAGAAATCTGTCATCACTTCCAGTGACTCCTCTTCTGCTTCCTCCTCCAACTACACCAACACCGCCTTCACTTCCCTCCCCAAGTCCACT AAAAAGCGGAATGGGTTGGGACAAGAATCAGTCACCAAGGTGGGTGTTGGAGGCCAGAGACAAACTAAAAAGACCAAAGCAGAGAATCCCACCTCAACCGGACATGCAAAG AGGAAGGAGAAGCTTGGGGAAAGAATTGCAGCGTTACAACAGCTTGTTTCTCCCTTCGGCAAG ACAGATACAGCATCGGTGCTTCACGAGGCCATGGGATATATAAGGTTTCTTCACGACCAAGTTGAGGTCCTGTGCTCTCCTTACTTGCAAAGCTTGTCATCGTCACACCACGAACACCAGCAC GgtgaagaaggagaaaagaagaaagaggaagTGAAGAAGGACTTGAGGAGTAGGGGTCTGTGCTTGATCCCAGTGGGATGCACCGTACACGTGGCGAGTAGCAACGGTGCTGATTTTTGGTCAGCTGGTGCAATAGGGAACAAAGTTTCACCATCAGGGAAGAAGTAg
- the LOC106770690 gene encoding transcription factor bHLH113 isoform X1, giving the protein MDPKDEFELTGTTFSQLLFGDDLDATTPALPLPHHHCSYDHHSLSSSPLFSFHKPPKMLCFGDHETIPHIPPTIVTPQKSVITSSDSSSASSSNYTNTAFTSLPKSTSLQKKRNGLGQESVTKVGVGGQRQTKKTKAENPTSTGHAKRKEKLGERIAALQQLVSPFGKTDTASVLHEAMGYIRFLHDQVEVLCSPYLQSLSSSHHEHQHGEEGEKKKEEVKKDLRSRGLCLIPVGCTVHVASSNGADFWSAGAIGNKVSPSGKK; this is encoded by the exons ATGGACCCCAAGGACGAATTTGAACTCACAGGGACCACTTTCTCTCAGTTACTATTCGGAGATGACCTTGATGCAACAACACCTGCATTGCCTCTCCCTCACCACCACTGCTCTTACGATCACCACTCCCTCTCCTCTTCCCCTCTTTTCTCCTTTCACAAGCCACCCAAAATGCTATGCTTTGGAGACCATGAAACCATACCCCACATTCCTCCCACCATCGTCACCCCTCAGAAATCTGTCATCACTTCCAGTGACTCCTCTTCTGCTTCCTCCTCCAACTACACCAACACCGCCTTCACTTCCCTCCCCAAGTCCACT AGTTTGCAGAAAAAGCGGAATGGGTTGGGACAAGAATCAGTCACCAAGGTGGGTGTTGGAGGCCAGAGACAAACTAAAAAGACCAAAGCAGAGAATCCCACCTCAACCGGACATGCAAAG AGGAAGGAGAAGCTTGGGGAAAGAATTGCAGCGTTACAACAGCTTGTTTCTCCCTTCGGCAAG ACAGATACAGCATCGGTGCTTCACGAGGCCATGGGATATATAAGGTTTCTTCACGACCAAGTTGAGGTCCTGTGCTCTCCTTACTTGCAAAGCTTGTCATCGTCACACCACGAACACCAGCAC GgtgaagaaggagaaaagaagaaagaggaagTGAAGAAGGACTTGAGGAGTAGGGGTCTGTGCTTGATCCCAGTGGGATGCACCGTACACGTGGCGAGTAGCAACGGTGCTGATTTTTGGTCAGCTGGTGCAATAGGGAACAAAGTTTCACCATCAGGGAAGAAGTAg